One window of the Cryptomeria japonica chromosome 7, Sugi_1.0, whole genome shotgun sequence genome contains the following:
- the LOC131856404 gene encoding uncharacterized protein LOC131856404, translating to MKMHDEEKVADYFVRVDESINTIRGLVEDIEDKDIVQKVMRSLPSKYDSKLSAIEEIKELNTLTMDDLHGILIAYEMRACSDETIHKETAFKVEKKNKETQKGVRKIQGQTTFKCFNYGKLGHFSANCPLDDSDKENLESFSKQRTLNIKKKFPLKLKKSLYAKGDVTDSNAEESMDDESEFLFMTTECLAGNQGLNDVVLSDVEG from the coding sequence ATGAAGATGCATGATGAAGAAAAGGTTGCAGATTATTTCGttagagttgatgaatctatcaatACAATTAGAGGATTAGTAGAAGACATAGAAGATAAGGATATAGTCCAAAAGGTGATGAGGTCTCTTCCCTCTAAATATGATTCTAAGTTATCAGCCATAGAGGAAATTAAGGAGTTGAATACATTGACTATGGATGATCTTCATGGGATACTCATTGCTTATGAAATGAGAGCTTGTAGTGATGAAACTATTCATAAGGAGACTGCTTTTAAAGttgagaagaagaataaagaaactCAAAAAGGGGTTAGGAAAATACAAGGGCAAACTACTTTTAAATGCTTTAATTATGGTAAGCTTGGTCACTTTTCTGCAAATTGTCCTTTGGATGATAGTGACAAAGAAAATTTAGAATCTTTCTCTAAGCAGAGAACCTTAAATATAAAGAAAAAGTTTCCCCTCAAGCTTAAGAAAAGTTTATATGCTAAAGGTGATGTGACTGATAGTAATGCAGAAGAGTCAATGGATGATGAATCTGAATTTTTGTTTATGACTACTGAATGTCTTGCAGGAAATCAGGGTCTTAATGATGTTGTGTTGTCAGATGTTGAAGGATAA